In Actinomadura luzonensis, a single window of DNA contains:
- the galE gene encoding UDP-glucose 4-epimerase GalE yields MRLLVTGGAGYVGSVVAAQLVEAGHEVTVLDDLSTGHQDAVPEGARFVRADIAEAGDALDGMDAVLHFAAKSLVGESVEKPDLYWANNLGGTLALLEAMRDKGVGRIVFSSTAATYGEPERSPIEESDPTRPTNPYGATKLAVDTALTAFARLRGLGAVSLRYFNVAGAYGRFRERHTVETHLIPNVLKVATGERDAVNVFGTDYPTPDGTCVRDYVHVTDLSRAHLLALEAITPGEHKIYNLGSGSGFSVREVISVCREVTGHEIPAVVAERRAGDPAVLVASSAKIQRELGWKADRPALRDIVSDAWAALSTE; encoded by the coding sequence ATGAGATTGCTGGTCACCGGTGGAGCGGGGTATGTCGGCAGCGTTGTCGCGGCCCAACTCGTCGAGGCGGGACACGAGGTGACCGTACTCGACGACCTGTCGACCGGGCATCAGGACGCGGTGCCGGAGGGCGCCCGCTTCGTGCGCGCGGACATCGCCGAGGCCGGCGACGCGCTCGACGGCATGGACGCGGTGCTGCACTTCGCGGCCAAGTCGCTGGTCGGCGAGTCGGTGGAGAAGCCGGACCTCTACTGGGCGAACAACCTCGGCGGCACGCTGGCGCTGCTGGAGGCCATGCGGGACAAGGGCGTCGGCCGGATCGTGTTCTCCTCGACGGCGGCGACGTACGGGGAGCCGGAGCGCTCACCCATCGAGGAGAGCGACCCGACGCGCCCGACCAACCCCTACGGCGCCACCAAGCTCGCCGTCGACACCGCGCTGACCGCCTTCGCGCGCCTGCGCGGCCTCGGCGCGGTCAGCCTGCGCTACTTCAACGTGGCCGGCGCCTACGGCCGCTTCCGCGAGCGCCACACGGTCGAGACCCACCTCATCCCGAACGTGCTCAAGGTCGCCACCGGCGAGCGCGACGCGGTGAACGTCTTCGGCACCGACTACCCGACTCCCGACGGCACCTGCGTCCGCGACTACGTGCACGTCACCGACCTGTCGCGGGCCCACCTGCTGGCGCTGGAGGCGATCACGCCCGGCGAGCACAAGATCTACAACCTAGGCAGCGGGTCCGGCTTCAGCGTGCGGGAGGTGATCTCGGTCTGCCGCGAGGTCACGGGGCACGAGATCCCGGCGGTCGTCGCGGAGCGGCGGGCGGGCGACCCGGCCGTGCTGGTGGCCTCGTCCGCGAAGATCCAGCGCGAGCTGGGCTGGAAGGCCGACCGGCCGGCGCTGCGCGACATCGTCTCCGACGCCTGGGCGGCGCTTTCCACCGAATGA
- a CDS encoding malate dehydrogenase, with the protein MASSATAPVKVTVTGAAGQIGYALLFRIASGQLLGADVPVKLSLLEIPAAVKAAEGTAMELDDCAFPLLSGIEITDSPDVAFDGANVALLVGAMPRKAGMERGDLLGANGGIFGPQGKAINDHAADDIRVLVVGNPANTNALIAQQHAPDVPAERFTAMTRLDHNRALSQLAAKLQVPVTEIRKMTIWGNHSATQYPDLFHAEVGGKIAAEQVDQEWLKDTFIPTVAKRGAAIIEARGASSAASAANAAIDHVYDWVNGTDWTSAAVVSDGSYGVPEGLISSFPVRAAGGRFEIIQGLEIDAFSRERIDASVRELEEERSAVKELGLI; encoded by the coding sequence ATGGCGTCGTCAGCCACTGCGCCCGTCAAGGTGACCGTCACCGGAGCCGCCGGCCAGATCGGCTACGCACTGCTGTTCCGCATCGCGTCGGGGCAGCTGCTCGGCGCCGACGTGCCGGTCAAGCTCAGCCTGCTGGAGATCCCGGCCGCCGTGAAGGCCGCCGAGGGCACCGCGATGGAGCTGGACGACTGCGCGTTCCCGCTGCTGTCCGGGATCGAGATCACCGACAGCCCCGACGTCGCGTTCGACGGGGCCAACGTCGCGCTGCTGGTCGGCGCCATGCCGCGCAAGGCCGGCATGGAGCGCGGCGACCTGCTCGGCGCCAACGGCGGCATCTTCGGCCCGCAGGGCAAGGCGATCAACGACCACGCCGCCGACGACATCCGCGTCCTGGTGGTGGGCAACCCGGCCAACACCAACGCGCTCATCGCCCAGCAGCACGCCCCCGACGTGCCGGCCGAGCGGTTCACCGCGATGACCCGCCTCGACCACAACCGCGCGCTGTCGCAGCTCGCGGCCAAGCTCCAGGTGCCGGTCACCGAGATCAGGAAGATGACGATCTGGGGCAACCACTCCGCCACCCAGTACCCCGACCTGTTCCACGCCGAGGTCGGCGGCAAGATCGCGGCCGAGCAGGTCGACCAGGAGTGGCTGAAGGACACCTTCATCCCGACCGTCGCCAAGCGCGGCGCGGCCATCATCGAGGCGCGCGGCGCCTCCTCGGCCGCCTCGGCCGCCAACGCCGCGATCGACCACGTGTACGACTGGGTCAACGGCACCGACTGGACCTCCGCCGCGGTCGTCTCCGACGGCTCCTACGGCGTGCCCGAGGGTCTCATCTCGTCGTTCCCGGTCCGCGCGGCCGGCGGCCGGTTCGAGATCATCCAGGGGCTGGAGATCGACGCCTTCTCGCGCGAGCGCATCGACGCCAGCGTGCGCGAGCTGGAGGAGGAGCGCTCCGCCGTCAAGGAGCTCGGCCTCATCTGA
- a CDS encoding serine/threonine-protein kinase — MPQIAPLMAGDPTQLGSFRLSGRVGEGGQGIVYLGVNDEGERAAIKLLHVKFSGDTIARSRFARELKAAQRVASFCTARVMEADLDGDTPYIASEYIDGRSLREVVETDGPLSGTPLDRLAIGTATALTAIHHAQIVHRDFKPDNVLIAADGPRVVDFGIARIIDSTGTITSRAIGTPAYMAPEQIAGDDIGPYTDVFSWGATIAFAATGKTAFEGKSIATVLNRILNHEVDVGMLPEPLRGVVAAALSKAAAERPSADQILLRLLGQSTNVGASTAVLTRGAQVATDDTTPFSRVSAKSVTDLPTHQGGTASSLAQAERGTSAEHDRAGQLGPAAEDARDTTGGRAHATAASGSHSTTGPGAHSTTGPGAHSTTGPGSRSTTGQGARGGAGQGPLAISAAPGAEPVDGGPAESAPSPYPVPGEPAPPRRRRLRLWLAFGAVLTLVAAAAMTAAMNGWPLAFRQPVTPTRTPVEGPSFASVVDKVATTGKIVIGVKGDLPGVGLQNGDAFDGFDIELARRLAAGLGAKETSFVRVSRDDRPTGLAQGKLDLVVATYVIERDRGAFAGPYYLAHRDILVRSGSGIDKLGDLTGKRVCAPNSPSVGEVQDRVKVKPVVADNYAECMDYLRSDKVDAVPGEDLILAGFADREPQRYKILGAKLSNERYGVGIRPGDAATCKAVNGIIADLYRTGAMKDLLTRYFGKVDFEPELGQPAMEACG, encoded by the coding sequence ATGCCGCAGATCGCGCCGCTGATGGCCGGCGATCCCACTCAGCTGGGGTCGTTCCGGCTGTCCGGACGCGTCGGCGAAGGCGGCCAAGGCATCGTCTACCTGGGCGTCAACGACGAGGGCGAGCGAGCCGCGATCAAGCTGCTGCACGTGAAGTTCTCCGGCGACACGATCGCCCGCTCGCGTTTCGCCCGCGAGCTGAAGGCGGCGCAGCGGGTGGCGTCGTTCTGCACGGCGCGGGTGATGGAGGCCGATCTCGACGGCGACACGCCGTACATCGCCAGCGAGTACATCGACGGCCGGTCACTGCGCGAGGTCGTCGAGACCGACGGGCCGCTGTCCGGCACGCCGCTCGACCGGCTGGCGATCGGCACCGCCACCGCGCTCACCGCCATCCACCACGCCCAGATCGTGCACCGCGACTTCAAACCGGACAACGTGCTCATCGCCGCCGACGGCCCGCGCGTGGTCGACTTCGGCATCGCCCGCATCATCGACTCCACCGGCACGATCACCAGCCGGGCCATCGGCACGCCCGCCTACATGGCCCCCGAGCAGATCGCCGGCGACGACATCGGCCCCTACACCGACGTCTTCTCGTGGGGCGCGACCATCGCCTTCGCGGCGACCGGCAAGACCGCCTTCGAGGGCAAGTCCATCGCGACGGTGCTCAACCGCATCCTCAACCACGAGGTGGACGTCGGCATGCTGCCGGAGCCGCTGCGCGGGGTGGTGGCCGCCGCGCTGTCCAAGGCGGCCGCCGAGCGGCCCTCGGCCGACCAGATCCTGCTGCGGCTGCTCGGGCAGTCCACCAACGTGGGCGCCTCCACCGCGGTGCTCACGCGCGGCGCGCAGGTCGCCACCGACGACACCACGCCGTTCAGCCGGGTGTCGGCGAAGTCCGTCACCGACCTGCCGACCCACCAGGGCGGCACGGCCTCCTCCCTCGCCCAGGCCGAGCGGGGGACGTCCGCCGAGCACGACCGGGCGGGGCAGCTCGGGCCGGCGGCCGAGGACGCGCGCGACACCACCGGCGGGCGGGCCCACGCCACCGCCGCCTCCGGCTCCCACTCGACCACCGGCCCGGGCGCTCACTCCACCACCGGCCCGGGCGCTCACTCCACCACCGGCCCGGGCTCCCGCTCCACCACCGGCCAGGGCGCGCGGGGCGGCGCCGGGCAGGGGCCGCTGGCGATCTCGGCCGCGCCGGGCGCGGAGCCGGTCGACGGCGGCCCGGCCGAGTCCGCGCCGTCCCCGTACCCCGTGCCCGGCGAGCCCGCGCCGCCGCGCCGCCGCCGGCTGCGGCTCTGGCTGGCCTTCGGCGCGGTGCTGACGCTGGTCGCCGCCGCCGCGATGACCGCCGCCATGAACGGCTGGCCGCTGGCCTTCCGGCAGCCGGTCACGCCGACGAGGACGCCGGTCGAGGGGCCGTCGTTCGCCTCGGTGGTGGACAAGGTCGCCACCACCGGCAAGATCGTCATCGGCGTCAAGGGCGACCTGCCGGGCGTCGGGCTGCAGAACGGCGACGCCTTCGACGGCTTCGACATCGAGCTGGCCAGGCGGCTCGCGGCCGGGCTCGGCGCCAAGGAGACCTCGTTCGTCCGGGTCAGCAGGGACGACCGGCCGACCGGGCTGGCCCAGGGCAAGCTCGACCTGGTCGTGGCGACGTACGTGATCGAACGAGACCGCGGCGCCTTCGCCGGCCCCTACTACCTGGCGCACCGCGACATCCTGGTCCGGTCGGGCAGCGGCATCGACAAGCTCGGCGACCTGACGGGCAAGCGGGTGTGCGCCCCCAACAGCCCGTCCGTGGGCGAGGTCCAGGACCGCGTGAAGGTCAAGCCCGTCGTGGCGGACAACTACGCCGAGTGCATGGACTACCTGCGCTCCGACAAGGTGGACGCGGTGCCGGGCGAGGACCTGATCCTGGCCGGCTTCGCCGACCGGGAGCCCCAGCGCTACAAGATCCTGGGCGCCAAGCTCAGCAACGAGCGCTACGGCGTCGGCATCCGCCCCGGCGACGCCGCCACCTGCAAGGCGGTCAACGGCATCATCGCCGACCTCTACCGCACCGGCGCGATGAAGGACCTCCTGACCCGCTATTTCGGCAAGGTGGACTTCGAACCCGAGCTTGGGCAACCCGCGATGGAAGCCTGCGGATGA
- a CDS encoding saccharopine dehydrogenase family protein — MERPYDIVLFGATGFTGALTAAYLASAAPPGTRWAVAGRDRAKLERLGLGVPVLLADAADRAALADLAARTRVLATTVGPYITHGGPLVAACAEAGTHYVDLTGEPEFVDRTYLLHHDLAARTGAKLVHACGFDSVPWDLGVLHTVGKLPEGVPLTVSGFLRVNGRPSGGTLSTVLTVAGRARQAAEAAARRRAVEPRPKGRRISSRPGGPRYVGGWALPMPTLDPLIVGRSARLLDRYGPDFTYRQHFAVRTLPRALAVAGGAGALAAAATLPPVRGLLRGRLRPGAGPSPEQRARSWFRVTFLGEGGGERVVTEVAGGDPGYDETAKMLGESALCLAFDDLPDRAGQLTTAAAMGQALIDRLVRAGITFSTRS, encoded by the coding sequence ATGGAGCGTCCCTACGACATCGTGCTCTTCGGCGCCACCGGCTTCACCGGGGCGCTGACCGCCGCGTACCTGGCCTCGGCCGCGCCGCCCGGCACGCGCTGGGCGGTGGCCGGGCGCGACCGGGCCAAGCTGGAGCGACTGGGGCTCGGCGTGCCCGTCCTGCTCGCCGACGCGGCCGACCGCGCCGCGCTCGCCGACCTCGCGGCGCGCACCCGTGTCCTCGCCACCACGGTCGGCCCGTACATCACGCACGGCGGGCCCCTGGTGGCCGCCTGCGCCGAGGCCGGCACCCACTACGTGGACCTGACCGGCGAGCCCGAGTTCGTCGACCGCACGTACCTGCTGCACCACGACCTGGCGGCCCGCACCGGGGCCAAGCTCGTGCACGCCTGCGGCTTCGACTCCGTCCCGTGGGACCTCGGCGTGCTGCACACGGTCGGCAAGCTGCCCGAGGGCGTCCCGCTGACCGTCAGCGGCTTCCTGCGGGTGAACGGCCGGCCGTCCGGCGGCACGCTGTCCACCGTCCTCACCGTCGCGGGCCGGGCCAGGCAGGCGGCCGAGGCCGCGGCACGCCGCCGGGCCGTCGAGCCGCGCCCCAAGGGCCGCCGGATCAGCTCCCGTCCCGGCGGGCCGCGGTACGTGGGCGGCTGGGCGCTACCGATGCCCACGCTCGACCCGCTCATCGTCGGCCGCTCGGCCCGCCTGCTCGACCGCTACGGCCCGGACTTCACCTACCGCCAGCACTTCGCGGTCCGCACCCTGCCGCGGGCCCTGGCGGTGGCGGGCGGCGCGGGGGCCCTCGCGGCCGCGGCGACGCTCCCGCCGGTCCGCGGCCTCCTCCGCGGCCGGCTGCGTCCCGGCGCGGGCCCGTCGCCGGAGCAGCGGGCCAGGAGCTGGTTCCGGGTGACGTTCCTCGGCGAGGGCGGGGGCGAGCGCGTGGTCACGGAGGTCGCGGGCGGCGACCCCGGCTACGACGAGACCGCCAAGATGCTCGGCGAGTCGGCCCTCTGCCTGGCCTTCGACGACCTGCCGGACCGCGCGGGCCAGCTCACCACGGCTGCCGCGATGGGCCAGGCCCTCATCGACCGCCTGGTGCGCGCGGGCATCACCTTCAGCACCCGGTCCTGA